DNA sequence from the Pseudodesulfovibrio senegalensis genome:
GTTTTTCGTTACGGACTGGATCCTCAATGGAAAGTTGGGTCCCGGGACTGTAGTGGATGCCGGACGGGGTTTCCGGGAAAAGAAAGCGTTGATTCGTTTTCCTGAATTTCGAGGGAGCCTGACCGAACATCTTTCTGAAGGCGCGGCTGAATGATTCGAGCGTTTCATAGCCTGCGTCAAAGGCTATGCCCGTCACCTGCGCATCGCCATAGGCAAGTTGCACGGCGGCCCGCTCCAGACGAAGGCGGCGGATGTGCTCGCCCAGTGTTTCTCCGACCATGCCTTTGAATATGCGGTGAAAGTGCGAGAGCGAAAAGCAGGCGCGCGCTGCAACCTGTTCCGGGTCGATGGCCTGATCCAGTGAGGCCTGAATATAGCAGAGCGCGTCGCTCATGCGTTGATGCAGTGTGAGTTGCTGTTGCACGGTTGCTCCTGTTTGCTTGTGCGCCTTTTTAGCCCCGGGCGTGCGCTTTTGCCTGACGGTTTTTATCACGTTTTCGATTTTTCGGAAGGTTGTTGACCGCGCCGTGCGCATGGTTTATTCATTTGAATAAATCAAATGAATGGAGAGCGCATGACGCAACAGAATAATTCGGAAAACCGGGCGCATGGCCCGGAAAAAACACGGGAACAGTTGATTGGGTCCGGGCTTCGGCTGTTTGGGCAATACGGTTTCGAAGGAACGACCACGCGCGCGCTCGCCAGAGATGCCGGAGTGAATCAGGCGGCCATCCCGTATCATTTTGGCGGCAAGGAAGGGTTGTATCGGGCCGTGGTCGAATGGGTTGTGGAGACTATTTTGGGCGAAGACCGTGCCCATGTGTCGCAGTTCCCCGCCCGTCTGGCCGAGGCGAACGGAAATCCTGTGCGGCAGGCCGCTGTCGTGCGTTCCATGATTTCATTTCTTGCCGGAAATATTCTGGGCTCGGAATCGCTGCGGGAGCGTGCGGCGTTCATCATGCGCGAATACGCTGAAGCGGGGATAGGCTTTGATATCATATATGAACGGCTGGTGCGAGAGGTGCATGTGATGATAACGCATATGGTGGCCGTGATATCGGGCCTTCCCGAGGAATCGGACGAGGCCAAGCTGCGCGCGCACACGCTGGTGGGCATGGTCATCGGGTTTGCCATGGGGCGTCCGGTTGTTTTTGCCCGCATGCCGTGGGACGGCTATACTCCTGAGCGGGTGCGGGATGTTGTTCGGGTTGTTTCGGATATGGCATTGTCGGCCCTTGGGTTGCCGGCAGGGGAGGGAACATGTTGCAGAGGATGATTGCCCGTATTGTGGACTTTTGCGCTAGTCATCGTCGGCTTGTCCTGTTCCCGGCCGTTGCGTTCGGCGTTCTCGTGTTGGTCGTGATGGTAAAGCTTCGTGGCGGGCCGCAGCAGCAAACACCCACTGAGCGGGTGGTTGCTGTCCGCGTGTTGGCCGCGCCCGAGCTGGCCGTTGTTCCCCGTGTTGTCGGATACGGGTACGTCCAGCCGGGTCAGGTGTGGGATGCCGTGGCGGAAGTAGGGGGCAAGGTCGTATTCGTTCATCGCAACCTCAAGAAAGGTAATGTCATTGGTGCGGGAGAAGAGATCATTGGCATTGATCCGGCCGAACCGGGCCTCGCCCGGGAGCGGACCGAGGCTGATGTGCAGGATATCCTGGCCCAGATTCAGCGCCTGGACCAGGCAGAAAACAACGCCAGACGACAGCTGAGAATAGAGAAGGGCAAGTTGGCTCTTTCTCAAAAGGAGTTCGAACGCAACAAGAAGCTTCATGCGGAGAAGGTCATATCGAAGTCTGAACTGGATCGGGCCGAGCAGAATTACCTGACCCAGAGCAATGCTGTGCAGAATTTTCAATCCACGCTGAATACCATTCCGGCAGAACGCCAGCAACTCATGGCGCGGCTGGCCTCCGCGCGTTCGCAACTGGCGGATGCCCGTCTTGACGAGGCGAAAACAGTCATTCAAGCTCCGTTTGATTGCCGTGTGGCCGCAGAGAGCGTGGAGCCGGGGCAGGCGGTCAAGATTGGCGACGTTTTGGCCACGCTGGACAGCATCGGCGTGTCCGAGGCCTTTGCCCAGATGCCACTTTATTCATTCAAGAATATCCTGCCGCGCGGCTTTCGTCCTTCGTTTTCCGGTGGCGTGCCGGACATGCAGCAGGTCAGGGACCTGCTGGGATTGACAGCAGTCATCCGTTTGCGGCTTCCGGACGGTACCGTGGAGTGGGACGGGCGCGTGGCCCGAATCAGCGAGTCCGTGGACCCGGATACACGGACCATCGGCATTTACGTTGCGGTGGACGATCCGTATCTGAAGGTCGAGGGCGGGGTTCGTCCTCCATTGCTTAAGAATATGTACGCCGAGGTGGAACTGCGCGGGCGGCCGAGAAAGCCCGCCGTGGTGGTGCCCCGGTCTGCGGTGCACGAGGGCGTCGTCTATGTGGCGGACAAGGAAGACCGCCTTGCGTTTCGTCCCGTGAAGACCTACGCCCCCCAATCCGGTTTCGTGACCGTGAGCGAAGGGCTTGACGCGGGCGAACGTGTGGTGCTCAGCGATGTTATTCCGGCCATAAAGGGCATGAAGCTCAAGCCGGTTGCCGATGAGGAAGCCTTGCAGCGACTGGTGGACGAAGCCTTGGGCCGGGGAGCGGTCCAATGAAGGGAAAGCGTTCTTTCCTGGCGTTTTTTGCCGGGCATCCCACCGCCGCGAACCTGCTCATGCTTATTTTTTTGGTGCTTGGCGTATTGTCGTTGCCCAAATTGGTTCGCGAGACCTTTCCGGATTTTGACCCCACTGAAGTCGAGATCGTCGTTCCCTATCCCGGTGCGACCGCCGAGGATGTGGAAGAATCCATATGTCAGCGCATCGAGGATGCTATTGACGGAGTTACCTATCTGGAAGAGGTGCGCAGCACGGCCCGGGAAAACCGGGGGCGGGTGGTTGCCGAAATGGTCGAAGGCGGCGACATGCGCCAGTTCCTGGACGACGTGAAGACCGAGGTCGAGGCTATTGATGATTTCCCTGACCAGGCCGAGATTCCGGTTATCCGGCAACTGGGGCGCAAGGATGCTGTTGTGGCCGTGGCGGTAAGCGGCCCCATGTCGTTGCCGCACCTCAAATTGTATTGCGAACAACTCAAGGACCGCATGCTTCGCGATCCTCGCATTTCCCTGGTTCGTATCGAGGGATTTTCCGATCACCAGATTCGTATTGAAGTGCCCGCCGAAAAGCTCATGCAGTACGGACTGTCCATGTCCGAGATTACTGATGTTATCGGTCGGCAGAATGTGGACCTTCCGGCCGGAACGGTTTTGACTCGTGATGCCGATATTCTTGTCCGTTTTGCAGACCAGCGGCGGAGCGTGGAGGGGTACCGTGATCTGGTTGTTGTTTCCGGCAGGACCGGAGCCGAGGTCCGTCTGGGCGACATTGCCAGTGTACAGGATACCTTTGAACTTGATGAGGACAAGTTTATTTTCGACGGCAAACGGGCCGGAAAGATCGTCGTGGAAAAGACCGGCTCCGAGGATTCCCTGCGCATTCTGGATGCGGTCAGGGATTTTGTTCAACAGGAAAGCGCCAAGGCTTCTCCCGGGGTATCTCTGGTATTGACTCAGAACTCCACCAAGATTGTGCGCGACCGTTTGAACATGCTGGTGGAAAACGGGATTCAGGGGTTGCTTCTTGTTTTTGCGGTCATGTGGCTTTTTTTCAATATCCGTCTTTCATTCTGGGTTTCTCTCGGGCTGCCCGTTTCGTTCATGGGCACGTTCTTCCTTATGGATATGGGCGGGCTGACCCTGAACATGCTGAC
Encoded proteins:
- a CDS encoding efflux RND transporter periplasmic adaptor subunit is translated as MLQRMIARIVDFCASHRRLVLFPAVAFGVLVLVVMVKLRGGPQQQTPTERVVAVRVLAAPELAVVPRVVGYGYVQPGQVWDAVAEVGGKVVFVHRNLKKGNVIGAGEEIIGIDPAEPGLARERTEADVQDILAQIQRLDQAENNARRQLRIEKGKLALSQKEFERNKKLHAEKVISKSELDRAEQNYLTQSNAVQNFQSTLNTIPAERQQLMARLASARSQLADARLDEAKTVIQAPFDCRVAAESVEPGQAVKIGDVLATLDSIGVSEAFAQMPLYSFKNILPRGFRPSFSGGVPDMQQVRDLLGLTAVIRLRLPDGTVEWDGRVARISESVDPDTRTIGIYVAVDDPYLKVEGGVRPPLLKNMYAEVELRGRPRKPAVVVPRSAVHEGVVYVADKEDRLAFRPVKTYAPQSGFVTVSEGLDAGERVVLSDVIPAIKGMKLKPVADEEALQRLVDEALGRGAVQ
- a CDS encoding CerR family C-terminal domain-containing protein, translating into MTQQNNSENRAHGPEKTREQLIGSGLRLFGQYGFEGTTTRALARDAGVNQAAIPYHFGGKEGLYRAVVEWVVETILGEDRAHVSQFPARLAEANGNPVRQAAVVRSMISFLAGNILGSESLRERAAFIMREYAEAGIGFDIIYERLVREVHVMITHMVAVISGLPEESDEAKLRAHTLVGMVIGFAMGRPVVFARMPWDGYTPERVRDVVRVVSDMALSALGLPAGEGTCCRG